The genomic region GGAGTGGCGGCCAAGCTGATGGGCCTGGTGCCTTCGCTGGTGTTCAACAGCGGGATGACCTTCGTCATCGCGGGCGCGGTGGCCTGGGCGGCACCGAAGCTGAGGAGGCTGGACCTGAGTCAGCACATGGAACAGAAAAAATAATTTCGCCACGGAGGCACAGAGACACTGAGCATAACAATATTGTTTAGCACAGGGGAGTAGTTGTATCATTAACCAGGTCTCTTAATTTGAAACGTAGTACTCTAAGGAAAAGAATTTATTTTATAAGGAAGCCAGAAAAGCAGGAATCAACCCTGGTTCCCACAGTTTAGTATTCATGGCTTCCCAATAAAAATTGTTAATTATTTATTGACCCCATTAATATTAAGCCCTCTGTGCCTCTGAGTCTCTGTGGCGATCTGGGGTAAAATCTAAAAACCAAAAGGAGCAGACATACTTAAATGGCTAATCAACCCTACCAAGTCAAACTGGAAATATTCGAAGGTCCCCTGGACCTTCTGCTATACCTCATCAAACAGCAGGAGGTGGACATCTACGACATCCCCATTGCCAGCATCACCCAGCAGTACCTGGAATACATAGACATCATGAAGTCGCTGGACCTGGACATTGCCGGGGAGTTCCTGGTGATGGCCGCCACCCTGATCAAGGTCAAGTCCAAGATGCTGCTGCCCCGGCACGAAGAGCTGGAGGGGCCGGAGGCCGAGGACCCGCGGCGGGACCTGGTGCAGCAGCTGCTGGAATACAAGAAATTCAAGGAAGCGGCCAGCCGGCTGGAGGAGCGCGAGGAGCACCAGCGGCTGATGTACCCCCGGCCCAAGGGCGCTTTTGAAAAGCAGGATGATGCTCCGTCCGAGCCCCCCAAGCCAGAGGTGGGCCTGCTGGACCTGCTGCAGGCCTTCCGCCAGGTGGTGGAGCGGATCGACAAGGTCAAGCTCTACCAGATAGTGGGAGAGGACATCACCATCGAGGAGCGGCTGGATTTTGTGCTGAAGGAGATCACCGAAAAGAAGCGGATGAAGTTCTTTGACCTGTTCGCCGGCGAGACCAGGAAACTGGTGATGGTGGTAACCTTCTTCGCCCTGCTGGAGCTGATCCGGCTGGGCCATGTCACCGTCACCCAGGAAGGGCTGTACGGGGAGATCCTGATCTGCAGGGTGGAGGCCAACGGCCAGCTGGCGTTGGGATGAGGAGCGCGGCATTACATGATGAGGGTCCCGGCTTGGGAAGATCAGGATATTTCAGGGAAGCATTTGTGAACTGATGCACTTTGGACGAACCAAACATATCATTCTTATCCTGGCCTTGCTCTGGTCCGGCTACCTTTCTCCGGCCTTAAGCCAGGAGACGGACTCCCAGGAAGGCCAGCTCAAGGCCATCCGCCAGAAGCTGGCCGAGGCCCGGGAGCGGGCCCAGGAACTGAAGGGCCAGGAGAAGAACATTCTGGGCCAGATGGAACGGATGGCCGAGCAGATCAACCTGACCCGGCAGGTGCTGAACGCCCTGAGGGAAAAAGAGGCCCGGCTGAACAGCGAGATCAAGAAGCTGGACGGCCAGATGCTGAAGGCCGAATCCCAGATGAGCCGGCGCCAGGCCCTGATGGAGACCCGGGTCCGGCAGATGTACAAACAGGGGCGGCTCTACGAATGGGAGGTGCTGGTGACCCGGGCCAGTTTCGCCGACATCGTCAAACGCTACAAATATCTCCGGCTGTTCTCGCTTCAGGACCGGAGGCTTTACGACGCCATCAAGGAGGAACGGACCCAGATTTCCCGGGACAAGGCCGACCGCCAGGAACGGCTGATCACCCTGGCCCAGGTCAAGGGCGAGACTGAGCTGGAGATGGCCAACCTGAAGGAGGACGAGCAGCAGCAGAAAAAACTGCTGGACAAGGTCCGCCAGGAGAAAGCCTCCAAGGAAGCTTTGGTAAAAGAGCTGGCGGCGGCCGCCAAAAAACTGCAAAGCCTGATAGACGATCTGGAACGGCAGCGCAAGGCCGAGCTCCAGAAACGCCGGAAGACGGTCCCGGCCCCCGGCACTACCGTGCTGGAACGCAAGCAGGGCGGCCTGTTATGGCCGGCCGAGGGAAAGCTTTATTCCAGTTTCGGGCTGAAGAAGCACTCCAAGTACAACACCTACATCCAGAACAACGGCATCGACATCTATTCCTCCTACGGCTCGGCGGTGGTGGCGGTGGCCGCGGGCAAGGTGGTCTACGCCGAGCGGTTTCTGGGTTACGGCAACGTCATCCTGGTGGACCACGACGGCGGATATTACACCTTATACGGCAACCTGACCGACATGCTGGTCTTCACCGGCTCTTCCGTGGCCGAGGGCCAGGTGATAGCCAAGGTGGGCGGCAGCGTGGACGGACCGATCATGCACTTCGAGGTCCGCAAGGGCGGCAAACCGGTGGACCCGGTCCAATGGCTTAAAAGAAAAAAGGGGAGCTAAGTGAACAAGTGCCGGAAATGCGGGTTTGAGAACCCGGATAACATGAAATTCTGCGGGGACTGCGGGACCCGGCTGGAACAGGAGTCCTCCCAGCTGCAGGCCGAGCGCCGGACGGTGGTGATCCTGTTCGGGGACATCGCCGGCTATACCGCCATGTCGGAAAAGATGGACCCTGAGCAGGTCCGGGACATTTTGAACAAGTGTTTTTCCCGGGTGGCCGGCATCGTCAAAAAATACGAGGGGACCATTGACAAATACGTGGGCGACGAGGTGATGGCCCTGTTCGGCGTACCGGTGGCCCACGAGAACGACGCCGAGCGAGCCCTGCGCTCGGCCCTGGAGATCAAGGAGGCCTTTAAGGACCTGAGCCGGCAGACGGGGCTGGAGCTGGCCATGCGCCAGGGCCTGAACATCGGGGAGGTGGTCACCGGCTCGGTGGGCGGCGACAAGCAGTCCGCCCACACCGTGATCGGGGACGCTGTTAACGTGGCCTCCCGGCTGGAGAGCCTGGCCAAGCCCGGAGAGATAGCTGTTTCCGAGGAACTGGCCTGGATGGGTAAGCACGTCTTTGACTTCAGCGATCTGGGCGAGCACCAGATGAAGGGCAAGGCCGAGACCGTCCACGCTTACCGGCTGGAAAAAGTGCTGGCCGAAAGGGGCAAGGTCCGGGGCATCGGCGGCCTGTGGTCGCCGATGGTGGGCCGGGACCGGGAGCTGAAGGTCCTGATGGACGCCTACGACACCGCCATCCGGGAGAAGAAGCCCCGGGCGGTCTTCGTGATCGCCGATCCGGGCGGCGGGAAATCACGACTGTTGCAGGAGTTCACCGCTTCGCTCAAGGAGCGGGCCGTCCGGCAGAAGGCTGATTTCGGGCTGGCCTTCGGGCGCTGCCTGCCTTTCGGCGGGGCCAGCTTGGGCCCGGTGATAGAGATGTTGCGGGGGGTATTTGGAATAAAGGAGAACGAGGAGCCCCAGGCCATGAGGGAAAAGATCAGCACCGTAACGGCCCGTCACTTCGGGGACCGGCAGGTGGGGCTGTTCGGTCCGGCCCGGGTCTTTAACGTGATGCTGGGCCTGGACCCCGAAGGGTCCCTGGGACAGAACCTCAGCGCCGAGCAGCTGCAGAAGCAGATCAAGCTGGTGCTGGTGGAATTTTGCGGGCTGATGGCCGCCCAGGCCCCGCTGGTGGTGGTGGTGGAGGACCTGCACTGGGCCGACGAGCTTTCACTGGAAGTTTTGGAATATATCATCAATTATCACCGCGACCTGCCCATCCTGTTCCTGGGGCTGACCAGGCCGCCCACCCAGGAAGGGGCCCGGGCCGCAGCCATGGCCCAGCGCCTGGTGGCCCACGGGACGGGGATCAACCTGCATTTGGCCGAACTGAAGCCGGAGGATGTCCGCCAGATAATCCACTCCATGCTGGAGATAGAGGAGCTGCCGGCGGCGGTCAAGGAAAAGATAGTGGAATACGCCGGGGGCAACCCGCTGTTTGTGGAGGAGATTATCCGTTACCTGATAGACCAGGGCCTGCTGCTGCCGGCCGAAGGCTACTGGAAGGCCGCCGGCGGGATCGGCGAGGCGGTGATCCCCAACACCCTGCAGGGTCTGCTGCTCTCACGGATAGACCAGCTGCCCTCGGCCCAGAAATCCATCATTCAGCACGCGGCGGTGGTGGGCAAGATCTTCTGGGAGCAGCTGGTGTCCGAGCTGATGGACAAGGAGATCTCGGGCGGCCTGGCCGACCTGACCCTGAGGGACATGATCCGGCGCAGCCTGCAGTCCAGCCTGAGCGACGACATCGAATACATCTTCAAGCACATCCTGGTCCAGGAGGCGGCCTACAACACCATCCTCAAGAAATTCCGGATCAACCTCCACGCCAAGGTGGTCAGGCTGATCGAGGAAAAATACCCGGCACTGATAGACCAGTATGCCGACCTGCTGGCCTACCACGCCGAGCGGTCAGAGGACCGGGAAAAGAACATCCAGTACTCCATCCTGGCCGGGGACAAGAACCGCAAGCTTCACGCCAATTTGCAGGCCCGTGATTTCTACCGCCGGGCGCTTAAGCTGATGGAGGGCGACCCGGCCCTGAAGACCAAGTGCTTCGAGACAGGTATAAAGCTGGCCGACATCTGCTCCTCGCTGGGGGACAATGACGAGGCCATAGGCCTGCTAAACGGTTACCTGGCCTGCGCCGGGGGCCCGGAGCAGGAGGCCATGCTGTTCCGCAAGATCGGCGAGAACTACCAGCGCAAGAGCAAATACGACCAGTCACTGCAGCACCTGGAGCGGGCGGTGGCCAAGCTCAGCGCCGATCCCAATTCGCTGGAGATGTTCAACATCTTCCGGGAGATGGCCTGGGTCTATTATCTTAAAGGACAGCTGGACCGGGCCAACCATTTTGTGTCCGGGGCGGTCAGGATACTGGACAGCCTCAAGGGGCTGGAACCGGCCAGGTCGGAACGGGCCCGTTCGGCGGCCTGCAATCTGCTGGCCATCTTTGAAGCCCGGGAAGGCAAATACGAACAGGCCATCGGCCACCACCTGCAGCAGATCGAGATCCTTAAAAAACATGAAAGCAATGCCAGCCTGGGGGCGCCTTATAATAATTTGGGCACTGTCTACTGGTCCCAGGGCGACATCCCCAGGGCCCTGGAATATCTGGAGAAATCTATGGAGATGGCCGAGAAGACCGGAGAGCTCCTGTCCGTAGCCATCTCCTGCAACAACCTGGGCGGGATCTACCTGGACCTCAATTACCCGGAGAAAGCCCGGAAATATTTCGAGCGTTACCTGGACATCAACGCCCGGATCGCCAACCGGCTGGGCGACGCCTACGGCCACTCGGGGATGGGGCGGCTGTACAAGGCGCAGGGCGACCTGCAAAAAGCGGTGGAGGAATTCCAGGTCTCGCTGGAAGTGGCACGCGAGGTGCAGAGCCGGACACTGGAGGCCAGCGCTTTGTACAACTTAAGCGATGCCTACTGCCTGCTGAATGACCTGGACCGTTCTCTGGATCTGTTCGGCCAGGCCCAGGAAGTGATGAAGCAGACCGGGGCCAAAGGATCGGACGGTAACCCGTTGTTGGAAAGCCGGCTGCTGCTGGCCCAGGCCGGAAAGGCTGAAGGCGGAAGCAGAGCGGAGCTTTTGCAAAAAGCCAGGCAGATCCTGCTGGGACAGTTACAGGGCGGCGGCTTCTCCGACGATGAGGAAAAACCGTTTGAGGCCCACCACCTGCTGGCGGTGGTCGAGATGCTCCTGGGCGAAAGAAGCGAAGCCGCCCAACACTCTCAAAAAGCCACCGATCTGATCTGCAAGTTCTGCGGACAATTGGACGAGGAAATGCAGGCTAATTACAAGGCCAAGGCGGAGATCTGTGAGATCCTGAATTTCGGGAAGAAGCTGGGGACATGACGTTGCTTCGGAAAAAAGAAGTTCCTGTCAAAACCAATGGTCCGAAAGCTCACGGAGATGGAAGTTCAGCTTGAAGAAAAGCAATCTCCCCTAAAATATAATTGCGGGAATACCATCATGATAATTGATGAAAACAGGACAGGAAAATATGAGGACGCTTTCAAAATAGCTGAAAAGCTAAGCGCCATGAACTGGGTGGACCTGGCGGTGGAAGTTCTGACCAGGGCCAAAGGCTTTACCGGCAATGAAGAGCAGGAAGCGTCGTTGTTCTCCAGGCTGGGAGAATATCATATAAAAAAGGGGGACTATGAACTGGCGGTGATCCAGCTGGAGAACGCCATGGGCCGGCTGCTGCACCGTCCGGATTCGCTGGAGTTGTTTTATGTTTACCGCAACATTGCCTGGACCTTCTGGCGGCAGGGATATCTGGAGCGGGCGGACAGTTACACCGAAGGAGCCAAAGCGGTTATTGAAAAAAGGGAGCAGCAGCATGACAACGATACCAACAAGGCCCGGGCCTGCCTCTTTCATTTGCAGGCACTGCTAGCCGGGGCCCGCGGGGACAACAAGACGGCGATAGAGCATTACAAAAAGGAAACCGAGATCCTGGAGCTGTATAACTTTACCGACAAGCTGGGGGCGGTCTACGGGAATCTGTGCGGGATCTACCGCACCCTTGGCAATTATGCCCAGGCCATAGACTACCAGCTAAAATCAATAGAGATTGCAGAAAAGCAGGAGGATCTGCTGACAGTCGGCATCGGCTGCAATAACCTGGGAGAGATCTATCAGAACCTGGGGAACTTCCAAAAAGCGGAATTATATTTCAACCGCTATCTGGAGATCAACAGCCGCATTGACAACTCCCTGGGCGATTCCTTTGCCCTGGCCGGCATGGCCAGGTTACATGTGGAATGGAAGGACTATACCAGGGCCGAGGCTCTGTACCGGCGGGCTTTGGTGAAAGCCATGTCGGTAAAAAGCAAGGTGCGGGAGGCCGGCATCATGGCCAATATGGCTTTATTATACGGTATTGTGGGAAAAGTGGACCAGGCTTTAAAACAAGTGGATCAGGCCATTGCTATCTATGAGCAAACAGGCAGACTGTCCTCCCAATGGCATCAGATCATCAGGGCCAAGGTCTGGTACCAAATGGCGGAGCAGGAGCCGGATCGGAGGGATGATGCTTTTTATCTTCTGGAGCAAACGGTGTCCCAGCCGATAATTACCGACGATGAACAGGACCTGTCATCCCAGGAAATCGCTCTGGAAGCCTACACCCTGCTGGCCCGGATCGGTTTTGACAAGAACGATGCCAGTCTGGCGGAGGAATATTTGAAAAAAGCCAGGTTCTTCATAGATCAGCTGATGCAGAACATTCCGGCCGAACTACAGGCGGGGTTCCTGTCAAAAGCACTGATAAAAAATGTCAATGAGCTGGAGGATAAAGTGAAGGAACTTTTACACCATGATACGGCCACAGCAGGTTCCAATCAGGCAACGTTGTGACCGGAAAAGAATGGCCTGGAAAAGGCTGAACGAAAGTAAAGCCCCCGCCGCACTTCGACCAAGCGCAGTGTCCGGCGGGGGCTTTTACCATTAACTGGGTCATTCTTAAAGGGCTGAAATATCGCCGATCATC from candidate division TA06 bacterium harbors:
- a CDS encoding tetratricopeptide repeat protein, with the protein product MIIDENRTGKYEDAFKIAEKLSAMNWVDLAVEVLTRAKGFTGNEEQEASLFSRLGEYHIKKGDYELAVIQLENAMGRLLHRPDSLELFYVYRNIAWTFWRQGYLERADSYTEGAKAVIEKREQQHDNDTNKARACLFHLQALLAGARGDNKTAIEHYKKETEILELYNFTDKLGAVYGNLCGIYRTLGNYAQAIDYQLKSIEIAEKQEDLLTVGIGCNNLGEIYQNLGNFQKAELYFNRYLEINSRIDNSLGDSFALAGMARLHVEWKDYTRAEALYRRALVKAMSVKSKVREAGIMANMALLYGIVGKVDQALKQVDQAIAIYEQTGRLSSQWHQIIRAKVWYQMAEQEPDRRDDAFYLLEQTVSQPIITDDEQDLSSQEIALEAYTLLARIGFDKNDASLAEEYLKKARFFIDQLMQNIPAELQAGFLSKALIKNVNELEDKVKELLHHDTATAGSNQATL
- a CDS encoding tetratricopeptide repeat protein; the protein is MNKCRKCGFENPDNMKFCGDCGTRLEQESSQLQAERRTVVILFGDIAGYTAMSEKMDPEQVRDILNKCFSRVAGIVKKYEGTIDKYVGDEVMALFGVPVAHENDAERALRSALEIKEAFKDLSRQTGLELAMRQGLNIGEVVTGSVGGDKQSAHTVIGDAVNVASRLESLAKPGEIAVSEELAWMGKHVFDFSDLGEHQMKGKAETVHAYRLEKVLAERGKVRGIGGLWSPMVGRDRELKVLMDAYDTAIREKKPRAVFVIADPGGGKSRLLQEFTASLKERAVRQKADFGLAFGRCLPFGGASLGPVIEMLRGVFGIKENEEPQAMREKISTVTARHFGDRQVGLFGPARVFNVMLGLDPEGSLGQNLSAEQLQKQIKLVLVEFCGLMAAQAPLVVVVEDLHWADELSLEVLEYIINYHRDLPILFLGLTRPPTQEGARAAAMAQRLVAHGTGINLHLAELKPEDVRQIIHSMLEIEELPAAVKEKIVEYAGGNPLFVEEIIRYLIDQGLLLPAEGYWKAAGGIGEAVIPNTLQGLLLSRIDQLPSAQKSIIQHAAVVGKIFWEQLVSELMDKEISGGLADLTLRDMIRRSLQSSLSDDIEYIFKHILVQEAAYNTILKKFRINLHAKVVRLIEEKYPALIDQYADLLAYHAERSEDREKNIQYSILAGDKNRKLHANLQARDFYRRALKLMEGDPALKTKCFETGIKLADICSSLGDNDEAIGLLNGYLACAGGPEQEAMLFRKIGENYQRKSKYDQSLQHLERAVAKLSADPNSLEMFNIFREMAWVYYLKGQLDRANHFVSGAVRILDSLKGLEPARSERARSAACNLLAIFEAREGKYEQAIGHHLQQIEILKKHESNASLGAPYNNLGTVYWSQGDIPRALEYLEKSMEMAEKTGELLSVAISCNNLGGIYLDLNYPEKARKYFERYLDINARIANRLGDAYGHSGMGRLYKAQGDLQKAVEEFQVSLEVAREVQSRTLEASALYNLSDAYCLLNDLDRSLDLFGQAQEVMKQTGAKGSDGNPLLESRLLLAQAGKAEGGSRAELLQKARQILLGQLQGGGFSDDEEKPFEAHHLLAVVEMLLGERSEAAQHSQKATDLICKFCGQLDEEMQANYKAKAEICEILNFGKKLGT
- a CDS encoding peptidoglycan DD-metalloendopeptidase family protein, yielding MHFGRTKHIILILALLWSGYLSPALSQETDSQEGQLKAIRQKLAEARERAQELKGQEKNILGQMERMAEQINLTRQVLNALREKEARLNSEIKKLDGQMLKAESQMSRRQALMETRVRQMYKQGRLYEWEVLVTRASFADIVKRYKYLRLFSLQDRRLYDAIKEERTQISRDKADRQERLITLAQVKGETELEMANLKEDEQQQKKLLDKVRQEKASKEALVKELAAAAKKLQSLIDDLERQRKAELQKRRKTVPAPGTTVLERKQGGLLWPAEGKLYSSFGLKKHSKYNTYIQNNGIDIYSSYGSAVVAVAAGKVVYAERFLGYGNVILVDHDGGYYTLYGNLTDMLVFTGSSVAEGQVIAKVGGSVDGPIMHFEVRKGGKPVDPVQWLKRKKGS
- a CDS encoding segregation/condensation protein A, encoding MANQPYQVKLEIFEGPLDLLLYLIKQQEVDIYDIPIASITQQYLEYIDIMKSLDLDIAGEFLVMAATLIKVKSKMLLPRHEELEGPEAEDPRRDLVQQLLEYKKFKEAASRLEEREEHQRLMYPRPKGAFEKQDDAPSEPPKPEVGLLDLLQAFRQVVERIDKVKLYQIVGEDITIEERLDFVLKEITEKKRMKFFDLFAGETRKLVMVVTFFALLELIRLGHVTVTQEGLYGEILICRVEANGQLALG